A window of Scomber scombrus chromosome 23, fScoSco1.1, whole genome shotgun sequence contains these coding sequences:
- the LOC134006257 gene encoding Fc receptor-like protein 5 has product MERESLQWLLSSLTVSPSSSQMFEGEFVSLSCEEDDSSAGWKLRRNTTRDTRKECGVKGGRSAGSFCNFSYIIPLDSGVYWCESREGATSNSINITVTDESVILQSPVLPVMEGDDATLHCKTKTSNLPADFYKDGSLIRTEPTGHMTIHHVSKSDEGLYKCNSSSHGESPSSWISVTGKPTTTAPPPVSAAPPQLVFRLVCHLVVFCPYFISTLLMVSLYRHRPTGNDLPVSMEMTPPTQAEQGLDDDHNDVASVTTEHHF; this is encoded by the exons ATGGAGCGAGAGTCTCTGCAGTGGCTGCTCT CCTCTCTGACTGTGAGTCCCAGCAGCTCTCAGATGTTTGAAGGAGAGTTTGTTTCTCTGAGCTGTGAGGAGGACGACAGCTCTGCTGGATGGAAGCTGAGGAGGAACACAACCAGAGACACCAGGAAGGAGTGTGGAGTTAAAGGGGGAAGATCAGCTGGTTCTTTCTGTAACTTCAGCTACATCATCCCACTGGACAGTGGAGTTTACTGGTGTGAGTCCAGAGAGGGAGCAACCAGTAACAGcatcaacatcactgtcactg ATGAATCAGTGATCCTGCAGAGTCCTGTCCTccctgtgatggagggagatgatgccactctgcactgtaaaacaaagacCTCCAACCTCCCAGctgatttctataaagatggCTCCCTCATCAGGACTGAGCCTACAGGTCACATGACCATCCACCATGTTTCCAAGTCTGATGAAGGCCTCTACaagtgtaacagcagcagtcatgGAGAGTCTCCATCCAGCTGGATCTCTGTCACAG GTAAACCTACAACCACAGCCCCGCCCCCTGTATCTGCAGCTCCCCCCCAGCTTGTATTCAGACTGGTCTGCCACCTAGTGGTGTTCTGTCCATACTTCATCTCCACTCTCCTCATGGTGTCTTTATATCGACACAGACCCACAG GAAATGACCTGCCTGTCTCCATGGAGATGACCCCGCCCACCCAGGCAGAGCAGGGATTGGATGATGACCACAACGATGTTGCTTCTGTCACCACAGAGCATCACTTCTAA
- the LOC134006255 gene encoding Fc receptor-like protein 5, producing WKVWRYTSGSLKLSQCGNGWGSQTSSACIISSAKLSDSSVYWCESKHRERSSTVNITVTGGSVILQSPVLPVMEGDDVTLHCKTKTSNLPADFYKDGSLINTEPADNITIRHVSKSTEGFYKCNSSSHGESPSSWISVTGNSVRVNLTVSPDSSQHFEYRSLNLSCGENSSFTGWNVRRFIDKKAITSCGDDWGSPTSFGCKIQTAKRPDTGIYWCETDAKQLSNSVSITVHGRNESVILQSPVLPVMEGDDVTLHCKTKTSNLPADFYKDGSLIRTESAGHMTIHHVSKSDEGLYKCNSSSHGESPSSWLFVRDLPPAETEPARDSLLRIIRHVVKFGTFSITTVLMVFSFLHKPRAPSAKRGPADQQQQAVSVATAPSLPTGEDDVTTEHHF from the exons TGGAAGGTGTGGAGATACACATCTGGCAG TTTGAAGCTTTCCCAGTGTGGGAACGGCTGGGGCAGCCAGACGTCCTCCGCCTGCATCATCAGCTCAGCCAAACTGTCCGACAGCAGCGTTTACTGGTGTGAGtccaaacacagagagagaagcagcactGTTAACATCACTGTCACAG GTGGATCAGTGATCCTGCAGAGTCCTGTCCTccctgtgatggagggagatgatgtcactctgcactgtaaaacaaagacCTCCAACCTCCCAGctgatttctataaagatggCTCCCTCATCAACACTGAACCTGCAGATAACATAACCATCCGCCATGTTTCCAAGTCTACTGAAGGCTTCTACaagtgtaacagcagcagtcatgGAGAGTCTCCATCCAGCTGGATCTCTGTCACAG GGAACTCAGTCCGGGTCAATCTCACAGTGTCTCCTGACTCATCTCAGCACTTTGAGTACCGCAGTCTGAATCTGAGCTGTGGTGAGAACAGCAGCTTCACTGGATGGAATGTCCGAAGGTTCATCGATAAGAAAGCGATTACCAGCTGTGGAGATGACTGGGGGAGTCCAACTAGCTTCGGCTGTAAGATCCAGACCGCCAAGAGGCCCGACACCGGCATCTACTGGTGCGAAACTGATGCAAAGCAGCTCAGCAACTCTGTCAGCATCACTGTTCACGGTAGGA aTGAATCAGTGATCCTGCAGAGTCCTGTCCTccctgtgatggagggagatgatgtcactctgcactgtaaaacaaagacCTCCAACCTCCCAGctgatttctataaagatggCTCCCTCATCAGGACTGAAtctgcaggtcacatgaccatcCACCATGTTTCCAAGTCTGATGAAGGCCTCTACAAGTGTAACAGCAGTAGTCATGGAGAGTCTCCATCCAGCTGGCTGTTTGTCAGAG ATTTGCCTCCAGCTGAAACTGAACCTGCTCGTGACTCTCTGCTGAGAATCATCCGACACGTAGTGAAGTTCGGCACATTCTCCATCACCACTGTCCTCATGGTGTTTTCATTTCTACACAAACCAAGAG CTCCCTCTGCAAAAAGAGGACCAGCTGACCAACAACAACAGGCCGTCTCCGTGGCAACGGCCCCGTCCCTGCCCACCGGGGAAGATGACGTCACCACCGAGCATCATTTCTAA